One Ursus arctos isolate Adak ecotype North America unplaced genomic scaffold, UrsArc2.0 scaffold_15, whole genome shotgun sequence genomic region harbors:
- the FBXO38 gene encoding F-box only protein 38 isoform X3, producing the protein MGPRKKSVKTCLMNNEIAEETISDEAKDYMNQLSHEVLCHIFRYLPLQDIMCMECLSRKLKEAVTLYLRVVRVVDLCAGRWWEYMPSGFTDSSFLTLLKKMPDVEQLYGLHPRYLERRRVRGHEAFSIPGVLEALQACPNLVGVETSHLELVESIWTYMPHVHILGKFRNRNGAFPIPPENKLKIPIGAKIQTLHLVGVNVPEIPCIPMLRHLYMKWVRLTKPQPFKDFLCISLRTFVMRNCAGPTNSLKYVPLVTGLASARNLEHLEMVRVPFLGGLIQHVVEDSWRSGGFRNLHTIVLGACKNALEVDLGYLIITAARRLHEVRIQPSLTKDGVFSALKMAELEFPQFETLHLGYVDEFLLQSRMANADLVKYGLADVVENPGIITDIGMKAVNEVFSCIKYLAIYNCPHLHNPYNWISDHSRWTRLVDINLVRCHALKLDSFGQFIELLPSLEFISLDQMFREPPKGCARVGLSAGTGIGVSSALVSNQNSNNDNDNNAQNNANIHDHNHHHPDDSDEENDFRQDLQPGEQQFAADALNEMEDMVPEDGEVVAASGQETAARSQAVIPVDVDEEQAGPSGLQRVVKPTPITVHDSESDDEEDSLELQEVWIPKNGARRYSEREEKSGESVQSRELSAVSGKGKTPLRKRYNSHQMGQSKQFPLEESSCEKGCQVTSEQIKADMKAARDIPEKKKNKDVYPSCSSATASTVGTSSSHSTASQSPDFVRTVNSGGSSEPSPSEVDVSRQCVCSPGGSEDSEAMEEGDAESSVCPRCCCHRPQESQRRTSRCSDEERPSTSRACVVNGPDEVAKTKPRHAMKRKRTADKSTSTSDPVIEDDHVQVLVLKSKNLVGVTMTNCGITDLVLKDCPKMMFIHATRCRVLKHLKVENAPIVNRFDYAQCKKLNMDQVLDQILRMPPERNRIIYLRPMQQVDTLTLEQKLFSGPYPYHICIIHEFSNPPNVRNKVRIRSWMDTIANINQELIKYEFFPEATRSEDDLKKYPKYPWGREIYTLEGVVDGAPYSMISDFPWLRSLRAAEPNSFARYDFEDDEESTIYAPRRKGQLSADICMETIGEEISEMRQMKKGVFQRVVAIFIHYCDVNGEPVEDDYI; encoded by the exons GCTTCACAGATTCCAGTTTTCTAACACTATTGAAGAAGATGCCAGACGTCGAACAGCTTTATGGCCTTCACCCTAGATACCTTGAGAGGCGAAGGGTACGGGGCCATGAGGCTTTTAGCATTCCAGGCGTTCTGGAAGCTTTACAGGCATGCCCAAACTTAGTG GGTGTGGAAACTTCTCATTTGGAATTGGTAGAATCTATTTGGACGTATATGCCGCATGTTCATATTTTGGGGAAATTTCGTAATCGTAATGGAGCATTTCCAATTCCTcctgaaaataaactgaaaattcCTATAGGAGCCAAAATTCAGACTTTACATTTAGTTG GGGTGAATGTTCCTGAAATTCCTTGTATCCCGATGCTAAGGCACCTTTATATGAAGTGGGTAAGACTCACTAAACCACAGCCGTTCAAAGACTTTCTTTGCATCAGCTTACGAACTTTCGTCATGAGGAATTGTGCAG GGCCCACAAACTCCTTGAAGTATGTCCCTTTAGTAACAGGCTTAGCGTCTGCCCGAAACTTGGAACATTTGGAAATGGTTCGAGTTCCTTTCCTTGGAGGTCTTATCCAACACGTAGTTGAAGACAGTTGGAGATCag GTGGTTTTAGAAATTTGCACACTATTGTTTTGGGAGCGTGCAAAAACGCTCTTGAAGTAGATCTTGGTTACCTCATTATCACTGCTGCTCGTAG GTTACATGAAGTTCGGATCCAGCCTTCCCTAACCAAAGATGGCGTCTTTTCTGCCCTAAAGATGGCAGAGCTGGAGTTCCCCCAGTTTGAAACACTTCATCTGGGATATGTAGATGAGTTTTTGCTGCAGA GCAGAATGGCGAATGCAGATCTGGTAAAGTATGGTTTGGCTGATGTGGTTGAAAATCCTGGTATCATCACCGATATAGGGATGAAGGCAGTCAATGAAGTTTTTTCCTGTATCAAATATCTGGCAATTTATAATTGCCCCCATCTCCATAACCCATACAATTGGATCTCAG ACCATTCAAGATGGACGCGACTGGTCGATATCAACTTAGTGCGGTGCCATGCTTTGAAGCTGGACTCCTTTGGCCAGTTTATTGAATTGTTGCCCAGCCTCGAGTTTATTTCACTGGACCAGATGTTTCGTGAACCACCCAAA GGCTGTGCTCGAGTCGGTCTGAGTGCAGGCACGGGAATTGGGGTTTCCTCGGCCCTTGTTAGCAACCAGAATTCCAACAATGACAATGATAACAATGCCCAGAATAATGCCAACATCCATGACCACAATCACCATCACCCAGATGACTCCGATGAGGAGAACGACTTCCGGCAGGACCTGCAGCCCGGAGAGCAGCAGTTTGCAGCCGACG CACTGAATGAGATGGAAGACATGGTGCCAGAAGACGGAGAGGTGGTGGCCGCGAGCGGACAGGAGACGGCAGCTCGCAGTCAGGCGGTTATCCCTGTGGATGTTGACGAGGAACAAGCAG GACCCAGTGGTCTTCAACGTGTAGTAAAACCAACCCCAATTACTGTTCATGATTCAGAGAGTGATGATGAGGAAGACAGTCTAGAACTCCAAGAAGTCTGGATTCCTAAGAATGGTGCTCGGCGTTACTCTGAACGTGAAGAAAAATCTGGAGAGTCAGTGCAGTCCAGGGAACTATCAG CAGTAAGTGGAAAAGGCAAGACTCCACTTCGAAAGAGGTACAACTCCCATCAGATGGGCCAATCGAAGCAGTTTCCCCTCGAGGAAAGCAGCTGTGAGAAAGGCTGTCAGGTCACCAGTGAGCAGATCAAAGCCGATATGAAAGCAGCTAGGGAtattcctgaaaagaaaaaaaacaaggatgTTTACCCCAGCTGCAGCAGCGCCACCGCCAGCACAGTGGGAACCTCCAGCTCACACAGCACTGCTTCTCAAAGCCCCGACTTTGTAAGGACGGTGAACAGCGGCGGCTCTTCCGAGCCTAGCCCTTCAGAAGTGGATGTGTCCAGGCAGTGTGTCTGCTCCCCCGGTGGGTCAGAGGACTCTGAGGCCATGGAGGAGGGTGATGCAGAGAGTTCTGTCTGCCCCAGATGCTGCTGTCACAGGCCCCAGGAATCCCAAAGGAGAACTAGCAGGTGTTCTGATGAGGAACGTCCTTCAACCAGCCGAGCCTGTGTTGTGAATGGCCCGGATG AGGTTGCCAAAACAAAGCCGCGTCATGCCATGAAGCGGAAGCGGACAGCAGATAAGTCCACCAGTACCAGTGACCCTGTGATTGAGGATGACCATGTGCAG GTCCTTGTATTAAAATCCAAAAATCTTGTTGGAGTCACTATGACCAACTGTGGAATCACAGATCTTGTGTTAAAGGACTGTCCCAAGATGATGTTCATCCATG CTACCAGGTGCAGGGTactgaaacatttaaaagtagaaaatgcGCCGATCGTGAATCGCTTCGACTACGCACAGTGCAAGAAACTGAACATGGATCAAGTACTCGATCAGATTCTGAGGATGCCTCCCGAGAGGAACCGCATCATATACCTGCGCCCAATGCAGCAG GTGGACACACTGACCCTGGAGCAGAAGCTGTTTAGTGGTCCCTACCCCTATCACATCTGCATTATCCATGAATTCAGTAACCCTCCCAATGTCCGGAACAAGGTGCGCATCCGCAGCTGGATGGACACCATAGCGAACATCAACCA AGAACTCATTAAGTATGAATTCTTCCCTGAAGCCACACGAAGTGAAGATGATTTAAAGAAATACCCCAAGTACCCCTGGGGTAGAGAGATCTATACTTTAGAAG GGGTTGTGGACGGAGCTCCATATTCCATGATCTCGGACTTCCCTTGGTTGAGATCATTGCGGGCCGCAGAACCCAACAGCTTCGCCAGATATGATTTTGAAGATGATGAAGAAA GCACCATCTATGCTCCTCGAAGGAAAGGGCAGCTGTCTGCAGACATCTGCATGGAAACAATAGGAGAAGAAATCTCCGAGATGCGTCAGATGAAGAAGGGTGTGTTTCAGCGAGTAGTGGCCATTTTCATCCATTACTGTGATGTCAACGGGGAGCCGGTTGAAGATGACTACATTTGA
- the FBXO38 gene encoding F-box only protein 38 isoform X4, translating into MGPRKKSVKTCLMNNEIAEETISDEAKDYMNQLSHEVLCHIFRYLPLQDIMCMECLSRKLKEAVTLYLRVVRVVDLCAGRWWEYMPSGFTDSSFLTLLKKMPDVEQLYGLHPRYLERRRVRGHEAFSIPGVLEALQACPNLVGVETSHLELVESIWTYMPHVHILGKFRNRNGAFPIPPENKLKIPIGAKIQTLHLVGVNVPEIPCIPMLRHLYMKWVRLTKPQPFKDFLCISLRTFVMRNCAGPTNSLKYVPLVTGLASARNLEHLEMVRVPFLGGLIQHVVEDSWRSGGFRNLHTIVLGACKNALEVDLGYLIITAARRLHEVRIQPSLTKDGVFSALKMAELEFPQFETLHLGYVDEFLLQSRMANADLVKYGLADVVENPGIITDIGMKAVNEVFSCIKYLAIYNCPHLHNPYNWISDHSRWTRLVDINLVRCHALKLDSFGQFIELLPSLEFISLDQMFREPPKGCARVGLSAGTGIGVSSALVSNQNSNNDNDNNAQNNANIHDHNHHHPDDSDEENDFRQDLQPGEQQFAADALNEMEDMVPEDGEVVAASGQETAARSQAVIPVDVDEEQAGPSGLQRVVKPTPITVHDSESDDEEDSLELQEVWIPKNGARRYSEREEKSGESVQSRELSVSGKGKTPLRKRYNSHQMGQSKQFPLEESSCEKGCQVTSEQIKADMKAARDIPEKKKNKDVYPSCSSATASTVGTSSSHSTASQSPDFVRTVNSGGSSEPSPSEVDVSRQCVCSPGGSEDSEAMEEGDAESSVCPRCCCHRPQESQRRTSRCSDEERPSTSRACVVNGPDEVAKTKPRHAMKRKRTADKSTSTSDPVIEDDHVQVLVLKSKNLVGVTMTNCGITDLVLKDCPKMMFIHATRCRVLKHLKVENAPIVNRFDYAQCKKLNMDQVLDQILRMPPERNRIIYLRPMQQVDTLTLEQKLFSGPYPYHICIIHEFSNPPNVRNKVRIRSWMDTIANINQELIKYEFFPEATRSEDDLKKYPKYPWGREIYTLEGVVDGAPYSMISDFPWLRSLRAAEPNSFARYDFEDDEESTIYAPRRKGQLSADICMETIGEEISEMRQMKKGVFQRVVAIFIHYCDVNGEPVEDDYI; encoded by the exons GCTTCACAGATTCCAGTTTTCTAACACTATTGAAGAAGATGCCAGACGTCGAACAGCTTTATGGCCTTCACCCTAGATACCTTGAGAGGCGAAGGGTACGGGGCCATGAGGCTTTTAGCATTCCAGGCGTTCTGGAAGCTTTACAGGCATGCCCAAACTTAGTG GGTGTGGAAACTTCTCATTTGGAATTGGTAGAATCTATTTGGACGTATATGCCGCATGTTCATATTTTGGGGAAATTTCGTAATCGTAATGGAGCATTTCCAATTCCTcctgaaaataaactgaaaattcCTATAGGAGCCAAAATTCAGACTTTACATTTAGTTG GGGTGAATGTTCCTGAAATTCCTTGTATCCCGATGCTAAGGCACCTTTATATGAAGTGGGTAAGACTCACTAAACCACAGCCGTTCAAAGACTTTCTTTGCATCAGCTTACGAACTTTCGTCATGAGGAATTGTGCAG GGCCCACAAACTCCTTGAAGTATGTCCCTTTAGTAACAGGCTTAGCGTCTGCCCGAAACTTGGAACATTTGGAAATGGTTCGAGTTCCTTTCCTTGGAGGTCTTATCCAACACGTAGTTGAAGACAGTTGGAGATCag GTGGTTTTAGAAATTTGCACACTATTGTTTTGGGAGCGTGCAAAAACGCTCTTGAAGTAGATCTTGGTTACCTCATTATCACTGCTGCTCGTAG GTTACATGAAGTTCGGATCCAGCCTTCCCTAACCAAAGATGGCGTCTTTTCTGCCCTAAAGATGGCAGAGCTGGAGTTCCCCCAGTTTGAAACACTTCATCTGGGATATGTAGATGAGTTTTTGCTGCAGA GCAGAATGGCGAATGCAGATCTGGTAAAGTATGGTTTGGCTGATGTGGTTGAAAATCCTGGTATCATCACCGATATAGGGATGAAGGCAGTCAATGAAGTTTTTTCCTGTATCAAATATCTGGCAATTTATAATTGCCCCCATCTCCATAACCCATACAATTGGATCTCAG ACCATTCAAGATGGACGCGACTGGTCGATATCAACTTAGTGCGGTGCCATGCTTTGAAGCTGGACTCCTTTGGCCAGTTTATTGAATTGTTGCCCAGCCTCGAGTTTATTTCACTGGACCAGATGTTTCGTGAACCACCCAAA GGCTGTGCTCGAGTCGGTCTGAGTGCAGGCACGGGAATTGGGGTTTCCTCGGCCCTTGTTAGCAACCAGAATTCCAACAATGACAATGATAACAATGCCCAGAATAATGCCAACATCCATGACCACAATCACCATCACCCAGATGACTCCGATGAGGAGAACGACTTCCGGCAGGACCTGCAGCCCGGAGAGCAGCAGTTTGCAGCCGACG CACTGAATGAGATGGAAGACATGGTGCCAGAAGACGGAGAGGTGGTGGCCGCGAGCGGACAGGAGACGGCAGCTCGCAGTCAGGCGGTTATCCCTGTGGATGTTGACGAGGAACAAGCAG GACCCAGTGGTCTTCAACGTGTAGTAAAACCAACCCCAATTACTGTTCATGATTCAGAGAGTGATGATGAGGAAGACAGTCTAGAACTCCAAGAAGTCTGGATTCCTAAGAATGGTGCTCGGCGTTACTCTGAACGTGAAGAAAAATCTGGAGAGTCAGTGCAGTCCAGGGAACTATCAG TAAGTGGAAAAGGCAAGACTCCACTTCGAAAGAGGTACAACTCCCATCAGATGGGCCAATCGAAGCAGTTTCCCCTCGAGGAAAGCAGCTGTGAGAAAGGCTGTCAGGTCACCAGTGAGCAGATCAAAGCCGATATGAAAGCAGCTAGGGAtattcctgaaaagaaaaaaaacaaggatgTTTACCCCAGCTGCAGCAGCGCCACCGCCAGCACAGTGGGAACCTCCAGCTCACACAGCACTGCTTCTCAAAGCCCCGACTTTGTAAGGACGGTGAACAGCGGCGGCTCTTCCGAGCCTAGCCCTTCAGAAGTGGATGTGTCCAGGCAGTGTGTCTGCTCCCCCGGTGGGTCAGAGGACTCTGAGGCCATGGAGGAGGGTGATGCAGAGAGTTCTGTCTGCCCCAGATGCTGCTGTCACAGGCCCCAGGAATCCCAAAGGAGAACTAGCAGGTGTTCTGATGAGGAACGTCCTTCAACCAGCCGAGCCTGTGTTGTGAATGGCCCGGATG AGGTTGCCAAAACAAAGCCGCGTCATGCCATGAAGCGGAAGCGGACAGCAGATAAGTCCACCAGTACCAGTGACCCTGTGATTGAGGATGACCATGTGCAG GTCCTTGTATTAAAATCCAAAAATCTTGTTGGAGTCACTATGACCAACTGTGGAATCACAGATCTTGTGTTAAAGGACTGTCCCAAGATGATGTTCATCCATG CTACCAGGTGCAGGGTactgaaacatttaaaagtagaaaatgcGCCGATCGTGAATCGCTTCGACTACGCACAGTGCAAGAAACTGAACATGGATCAAGTACTCGATCAGATTCTGAGGATGCCTCCCGAGAGGAACCGCATCATATACCTGCGCCCAATGCAGCAG GTGGACACACTGACCCTGGAGCAGAAGCTGTTTAGTGGTCCCTACCCCTATCACATCTGCATTATCCATGAATTCAGTAACCCTCCCAATGTCCGGAACAAGGTGCGCATCCGCAGCTGGATGGACACCATAGCGAACATCAACCA AGAACTCATTAAGTATGAATTCTTCCCTGAAGCCACACGAAGTGAAGATGATTTAAAGAAATACCCCAAGTACCCCTGGGGTAGAGAGATCTATACTTTAGAAG GGGTTGTGGACGGAGCTCCATATTCCATGATCTCGGACTTCCCTTGGTTGAGATCATTGCGGGCCGCAGAACCCAACAGCTTCGCCAGATATGATTTTGAAGATGATGAAGAAA GCACCATCTATGCTCCTCGAAGGAAAGGGCAGCTGTCTGCAGACATCTGCATGGAAACAATAGGAGAAGAAATCTCCGAGATGCGTCAGATGAAGAAGGGTGTGTTTCAGCGAGTAGTGGCCATTTTCATCCATTACTGTGATGTCAACGGGGAGCCGGTTGAAGATGACTACATTTGA
- the FBXO38 gene encoding F-box only protein 38 isoform X5, which translates to MKCFAIFLGFTDSSFLTLLKKMPDVEQLYGLHPRYLERRRVRGHEAFSIPGVLEALQACPNLVGVETSHLELVESIWTYMPHVHILGKFRNRNGAFPIPPENKLKIPIGAKIQTLHLVGVNVPEIPCIPMLRHLYMKWVRLTKPQPFKDFLCISLRTFVMRNCAGPTNSLKYVPLVTGLASARNLEHLEMVRVPFLGGLIQHVVEDSWRSGGFRNLHTIVLGACKNALEVDLGYLIITAARRLHEVRIQPSLTKDGVFSALKMAELEFPQFETLHLGYVDEFLLQSRMANADLVKYGLADVVENPGIITDIGMKAVNEVFSCIKYLAIYNCPHLHNPYNWISDHSRWTRLVDINLVRCHALKLDSFGQFIELLPSLEFISLDQMFREPPKGCARVGLSAGTGIGVSSALVSNQNSNNDNDNNAQNNANIHDHNHHHPDDSDEENDFRQDLQPGEQQFAADALNEMEDMVPEDGEVVAASGQETAARSQAVIPVDVDEEQAGPSGLQRVVKPTPITVHDSESDDEEDSLELQEVWIPKNGARRYSEREEKSGESVQSRELSAVSGKGKTPLRKRYNSHQMGQSKQFPLEESSCEKGCQVTSEQIKADMKAARDIPEKKKNKDVYPSCSSATASTVGTSSSHSTASQSPDFVRTVNSGGSSEPSPSEVDVSRQCVCSPGGSEDSEAMEEGDAESSVCPRCCCHRPQESQRRTSRCSDEERPSTSRACVVNGPDGTRSAFSFRTLPQGGSSGPAHDERTNGSGSGATGEDRRGSSQPESCDVQSHEDYPRRPLTRARSRLSHVPLVSESEVAKTKPRHAMKRKRTADKSTSTSDPVIEDDHVQVLVLKSKNLVGVTMTNCGITDLVLKDCPKMMFIHATRCRVLKHLKVENAPIVNRFDYAQCKKLNMDQVLDQILRMPPERNRIIYLRPMQQVDTLTLEQKLFSGPYPYHICIIHEFSNPPNVRNKVRIRSWMDTIANINQELIKYEFFPEATRSEDDLKKYPKYPWGREIYTLEGVVDGAPYSMISDFPWLRSLRAAEPNSFARYDFEDDEESTIYAPRRKGQLSADICMETIGEEISEMRQMKKGVFQRVVAIFIHYCDVNGEPVEDDYI; encoded by the exons GCTTCACAGATTCCAGTTTTCTAACACTATTGAAGAAGATGCCAGACGTCGAACAGCTTTATGGCCTTCACCCTAGATACCTTGAGAGGCGAAGGGTACGGGGCCATGAGGCTTTTAGCATTCCAGGCGTTCTGGAAGCTTTACAGGCATGCCCAAACTTAGTG GGTGTGGAAACTTCTCATTTGGAATTGGTAGAATCTATTTGGACGTATATGCCGCATGTTCATATTTTGGGGAAATTTCGTAATCGTAATGGAGCATTTCCAATTCCTcctgaaaataaactgaaaattcCTATAGGAGCCAAAATTCAGACTTTACATTTAGTTG GGGTGAATGTTCCTGAAATTCCTTGTATCCCGATGCTAAGGCACCTTTATATGAAGTGGGTAAGACTCACTAAACCACAGCCGTTCAAAGACTTTCTTTGCATCAGCTTACGAACTTTCGTCATGAGGAATTGTGCAG GGCCCACAAACTCCTTGAAGTATGTCCCTTTAGTAACAGGCTTAGCGTCTGCCCGAAACTTGGAACATTTGGAAATGGTTCGAGTTCCTTTCCTTGGAGGTCTTATCCAACACGTAGTTGAAGACAGTTGGAGATCag GTGGTTTTAGAAATTTGCACACTATTGTTTTGGGAGCGTGCAAAAACGCTCTTGAAGTAGATCTTGGTTACCTCATTATCACTGCTGCTCGTAG GTTACATGAAGTTCGGATCCAGCCTTCCCTAACCAAAGATGGCGTCTTTTCTGCCCTAAAGATGGCAGAGCTGGAGTTCCCCCAGTTTGAAACACTTCATCTGGGATATGTAGATGAGTTTTTGCTGCAGA GCAGAATGGCGAATGCAGATCTGGTAAAGTATGGTTTGGCTGATGTGGTTGAAAATCCTGGTATCATCACCGATATAGGGATGAAGGCAGTCAATGAAGTTTTTTCCTGTATCAAATATCTGGCAATTTATAATTGCCCCCATCTCCATAACCCATACAATTGGATCTCAG ACCATTCAAGATGGACGCGACTGGTCGATATCAACTTAGTGCGGTGCCATGCTTTGAAGCTGGACTCCTTTGGCCAGTTTATTGAATTGTTGCCCAGCCTCGAGTTTATTTCACTGGACCAGATGTTTCGTGAACCACCCAAA GGCTGTGCTCGAGTCGGTCTGAGTGCAGGCACGGGAATTGGGGTTTCCTCGGCCCTTGTTAGCAACCAGAATTCCAACAATGACAATGATAACAATGCCCAGAATAATGCCAACATCCATGACCACAATCACCATCACCCAGATGACTCCGATGAGGAGAACGACTTCCGGCAGGACCTGCAGCCCGGAGAGCAGCAGTTTGCAGCCGACG CACTGAATGAGATGGAAGACATGGTGCCAGAAGACGGAGAGGTGGTGGCCGCGAGCGGACAGGAGACGGCAGCTCGCAGTCAGGCGGTTATCCCTGTGGATGTTGACGAGGAACAAGCAG GACCCAGTGGTCTTCAACGTGTAGTAAAACCAACCCCAATTACTGTTCATGATTCAGAGAGTGATGATGAGGAAGACAGTCTAGAACTCCAAGAAGTCTGGATTCCTAAGAATGGTGCTCGGCGTTACTCTGAACGTGAAGAAAAATCTGGAGAGTCAGTGCAGTCCAGGGAACTATCAG CAGTAAGTGGAAAAGGCAAGACTCCACTTCGAAAGAGGTACAACTCCCATCAGATGGGCCAATCGAAGCAGTTTCCCCTCGAGGAAAGCAGCTGTGAGAAAGGCTGTCAGGTCACCAGTGAGCAGATCAAAGCCGATATGAAAGCAGCTAGGGAtattcctgaaaagaaaaaaaacaaggatgTTTACCCCAGCTGCAGCAGCGCCACCGCCAGCACAGTGGGAACCTCCAGCTCACACAGCACTGCTTCTCAAAGCCCCGACTTTGTAAGGACGGTGAACAGCGGCGGCTCTTCCGAGCCTAGCCCTTCAGAAGTGGATGTGTCCAGGCAGTGTGTCTGCTCCCCCGGTGGGTCAGAGGACTCTGAGGCCATGGAGGAGGGTGATGCAGAGAGTTCTGTCTGCCCCAGATGCTGCTGTCACAGGCCCCAGGAATCCCAAAGGAGAACTAGCAGGTGTTCTGATGAGGAACGTCCTTCAACCAGCCGAGCCTGTGTTGTGAATGGCCCGGATGGTACGAGATCCGCCTTTTCCTTTAGGACTCTGCCACAAGGGGGGTCTTCAGGCCCAGCACATGATGAGAGGACTAATGGGAGTGGCTCTGGGGCTACAGGTGAGGACAGGAGGGGGAGCTCCCAGCCTGAGAGCTGTGACGTGCAGTCTCATGAAGACTACCCTCGGAGGCCCCTAACAAGGGCCAGGAGCAGACTCTCCCATGTACCGCTGGTATCTGAGTCAG AGGTTGCCAAAACAAAGCCGCGTCATGCCATGAAGCGGAAGCGGACAGCAGATAAGTCCACCAGTACCAGTGACCCTGTGATTGAGGATGACCATGTGCAG GTCCTTGTATTAAAATCCAAAAATCTTGTTGGAGTCACTATGACCAACTGTGGAATCACAGATCTTGTGTTAAAGGACTGTCCCAAGATGATGTTCATCCATG CTACCAGGTGCAGGGTactgaaacatttaaaagtagaaaatgcGCCGATCGTGAATCGCTTCGACTACGCACAGTGCAAGAAACTGAACATGGATCAAGTACTCGATCAGATTCTGAGGATGCCTCCCGAGAGGAACCGCATCATATACCTGCGCCCAATGCAGCAG GTGGACACACTGACCCTGGAGCAGAAGCTGTTTAGTGGTCCCTACCCCTATCACATCTGCATTATCCATGAATTCAGTAACCCTCCCAATGTCCGGAACAAGGTGCGCATCCGCAGCTGGATGGACACCATAGCGAACATCAACCA AGAACTCATTAAGTATGAATTCTTCCCTGAAGCCACACGAAGTGAAGATGATTTAAAGAAATACCCCAAGTACCCCTGGGGTAGAGAGATCTATACTTTAGAAG GGGTTGTGGACGGAGCTCCATATTCCATGATCTCGGACTTCCCTTGGTTGAGATCATTGCGGGCCGCAGAACCCAACAGCTTCGCCAGATATGATTTTGAAGATGATGAAGAAA GCACCATCTATGCTCCTCGAAGGAAAGGGCAGCTGTCTGCAGACATCTGCATGGAAACAATAGGAGAAGAAATCTCCGAGATGCGTCAGATGAAGAAGGGTGTGTTTCAGCGAGTAGTGGCCATTTTCATCCATTACTGTGATGTCAACGGGGAGCCGGTTGAAGATGACTACATTTGA